The stretch of DNA CAGATCTATAATGCAGATCTAGAAGCTCTTACCTCCATCCCGGACGATATCAGCGGCTGGCAGTGAAGAGTAGCCTAGAGCTGGGCTGCCCTGGGACAGGAAGGCCTGTTCCGAGAGGCTGAGATCGTCTGGGCTGACCACACGACTCTCCTCCACCGACACTGCAAGAAAAGACCGCCGCCACGCTCGATTCAGCCCGTGCAACAGACTGAGGACTGAAGAGGAAGGAGGCACGACTACAGTTCAAGAGAACATCCACACAGGCAACAGTTCTTCCACCTGtgctgctggaggagatgcaCTGCGATCTTTCAGTTAGCTACTTACAAAACAAGACCGAAGGGCCACAACACTGTGTTGGGAGCCTCTCTTTTGTTCAAAAGAACAAATGTTTCTTCTCAGCAGGGCTTACAAATGCCAAACAAATGCTGTTCTGTCCTCTTAACTCGTTCTGAGCTTCTTCAGTGCGAGAGATCAAAATGTGCCCTCACTGGGGGCAAAGCACAGTTTACAAAGCAGCCTGCTTTGCTTTCTGTGCTACCCAGCCATCCCATACCCCCTCCTCATTGCTTTGGCAAATCGCCTGCTTGCAGGACACGATAAATGCACCGCAGCACCTGTAACACCCAGCAGACTGAGCAACAGGTCCATCGTTACGAACAGGAGTTCTGGTGCGGTCAACTCCCCCGAGCCCTCTCTGCCTGCTGGGATGGCTGCCCTGCCAGAGTGCCGGGTCAGCCTGTGGCTGTTACCAGCTGGTCACACTCACCCGGCCCGGAGTAGGACATCTCGGCTGAGTCTGTGATGGGGTGGGCGAAGACGGGCCAGGACACGGTGAGCAGCAGGGCCCAGGACAGCAGGAGCTTGCCCATCATGGCTGGTCTTCACGGGGGAGAGCTGGGAGGCAGTGCGGCAGGGACCTTTGTCGGAGATTTTCGTTTGCTTGGCGACTTCTCCTCTCCAGCGTCCCGAGTCTGATGTGCCCCCTTCTCGCTCTCCCTCCTGATTTATATACCCCTCCTACCGTGCGAGCGCAAATATCCTCATCCATCCTGCCTTCgaaaataccccccccccccccacccttacgtctatattctgttttttacagCTGCTTTTGCTCATAAATACACAACCGGATGAATGAATAAGTAAATAAGGACGAGACTCACCCTTGTCCCCGGTCTCTGGTTGTTTTATCGCTGTGcctgtaattttgttttgtttttttactgagtTCATAAATTTTCAGCCAAACGCAGGTGTGCAGCGCACTGCTTTCACAGAGAGGAGCTGAGCTTTGGAAACGGGGTAGCCATCAATACCCACTGGTCCGCAGGTCCTGGAACTTGCTTTTGGGCAGATTTGAGCCGGCCCCTGAAGACTAGAGATAGGAAACACAAGGCCAGAAAGCTTACAAATGAGAATAGGATCGTTTTGAGTGACCCGGGAGCCAAATTTGGGCCCCAGACTTTTGGAAAGAGTATTTCAAGAACGAAGAAACACACTTTGCTCCGCATTTTAAGAAAGGAAGGGTAAAACACGAAAGGTGTAAAGATAGGAATGAGACATTACAGGTCTCAACCAGAAAGTTTTTTGTTGTTCCAAGTATGGGCTGTTTGAGCTAACCGCACCTTATTGGgactttaaaaagcaagaatTTGCAGGTGTGTTTTTACagattttctaaatgttttgctgggagaagaaaaggaaaatccCCCTGTTGTAATCGCTTCGCTAGTCGTGTGGCAAATTTGAAACTAGTATCATATTAATACTATATTGGGAAAACGTTTTTCCTTGTCATGAATGCTAACCTTAGCCATTGGCACACTACGACTAAAATACGTCAGTGAGTGACCCTAGCGtgacaaaaaaagttttagttAAAGGAAGCAACATTAAAATCTTCGCGCTACCCAGACAAACTAGTTGACTCGATTTGCAAGCTTTTCGACTTGGAATTCTGGGATTTACGTTGCGTTACGCGCTTCTGTAGGGGAGAGGGCTGTGTCTAATTTATTTCACTTCAATTACCATTGTAAATTTCCCGTTTACAGCTCTGTGGTGCACCGATAAATGGCGTTCACGATGTTGTTCACAGGTGCGTTACAGCACTATTTCGTCATTCTTTGAGAACACCGTATTCCTCCTGCTACTCGCTTGAATAATTGGGTTGCAGGAGGCCGCGCTACTGCGTGAAAGCTTGAATGTGTAATTTTCATCTTATTAGAAGTGAaaggttattttaatttaataaatggaAACCGGCTGACACAGCGGCCTGACATTTCACGTTAAAGTCGAAAGGAGGTATTATACCTGTCAGGGActtctataaaaatgtaatgaatgTGGCCCTGTGAATGAGCCTAAGTGATTCGCTCTCCGTTTGTACtcgctgttatttttttttaagaggtgCCATAAACGCTTATTTATGTGTGTTGTAGCAGCGGCAGACAGAGCCCAGGCGCTGCGGTGAACAAATTTATTTTAGCAGGTAGGGGCGACTCACGTCCCTCTCAACCCCCTCCTGAACTCGGGTTCAGTTCTTTTTGAAGCGCCGAGGGCTATCTGGAAACGAATGTCTAACCGACTAACATCAAGTCGGTTGAATGCAGCTGGGAGGATAAAGGAGTGTCTTTTATTTAGCAATGATGAAGGTAACTCAGGGATGCGGGTATACATACAGAAATGATGGAACTCGTTTTCGCtccgcttcttccaattcaggggcgAAGGggggccagagcctatcccagcaagcactgggcTCAAGGCGGGGGCCACCCAGGACCAGAcagcagtccatcgcagggcggGACAAACACAGATTCGGCAGGACCCAGTTCACTTAAACAacctgtctttggactgtgggaggaaaccggagcacccagagggaaCCCACCAGAACATAaggagaacgtgcaaactccacgcagacagcaccccaggtccaaaactgagcacaggacccc from Lepisosteus oculatus isolate fLepOcu1 chromosome 25, fLepOcu1.hap2, whole genome shotgun sequence encodes:
- the uts2b gene encoding prepro-urotensin II-beta — translated: MMGKLLLSWALLLTVSWPVFAHPITDSAEMSYSGPVSVEESRVVSPDDLSLSEQAFLSQGSPALGYSSLPAADIVRDGGLRTTGYVPREAVKEVLLEKQSRVPPLSRFLGNRKQYRKRGNTSECFWKYCV